From a single Peromyscus maniculatus bairdii isolate BWxNUB_F1_BW_parent chromosome 4, HU_Pman_BW_mat_3.1, whole genome shotgun sequence genomic region:
- the F2 gene encoding prothrombin, with protein MLYVRGLGLPGCLALAALVGLVHSQHVFLAPQHALSLLQRVRRANSGLLEELRKGNLERECVEEQCSYEEAFEALESISDTDVFWAKYRACDSVRKTRDTFMECMEGRCAMDLGTNYVGTVSVTHSGIECQLWRSRYPHKPDINSTTHPGAYLEENFCRNPDSSTKGPWCYTTDPTVRREECSVPVCGQKDRTTVEMTPRSGGSKGNLSPPPEQCVPERGRLYQGNLAVTTLGSPCLAWASSPAKALSKFQDFAPEVKLVENFCRNPDGDEEGVWCYVAGQPGDFEYCSLNYCEDAVEEASQDVEESIGGRTTDGEFHTFFDEKTFGIGEADCGLRPLFEKKSRKDETEKELLDSYIEGRIVEGWDAEMGVAPWQVMLFRKSPQELLCGASLISDRWVLTAAHCLLYPPWDKNFTENDLLVRIGKHSRTRYERNIEKISMLEKIYIHPRYNWRENLDRDIALLKLKKPVPFSDYIHPVCLPDKQTAASLLQAGYKGRVTGWGNLRETWTTSISEIQPSVLQVVNLPIVERPVCKASTRIRITDNMFCAGFKANDTKRGDACEGDSGGPFVMKSPYNNRWYQMGIVSWGEGCDRNGKYGFYTHVFRLKKWILKVIERFG; from the exons ATGTTGTACGTCCGAGGCCTggggctgcctggctgcctggctctggctgccctggtTGGCCTGGTACACAGCCAGCATG TGTTCCTGGCCCCCCAGCACGCGCTGTCGCTGCTCCAGCGGGTGCGGAGAGCCAACAGTGGCCTACTGGAGGAGCTAAGGAAGGGCAACCTGGAGCGAGAGTGCGTGGAGGAGCAGTGCAGCTATGAGGAGGCCTTCGAGGCCCTGGAGTCTATCAGTGACACG GACGTGTTCTGGGCCAAGTACAGAG CTTGTGATTCGGTGAGAAAAACTCGAGACACTTTCATGGAGTGTATGGAAG GTCGTTGTGCTATGGATCTGGGTACCAACTACGTTGGGACCGTGAGCGTCACCCACTCCGGTATCGAGTGCCAATTATGGCGGAGCCGCTATCCACACAAGcctga CATCAACTCCACCACCCACCCTGGGGCCTACCTGGAGGAGAATTTCTGCCGCAATCCAGATAGCAGCACCAAGGGACCCTGGTGCTACACCACAGACCCCACCGTGCGAAGAGAAGAATGCAGTGTTCCCGTCTGTG GCCAGAAGGACCGTACCACTGTGGAGATGACGCCTCGCTCCGGAGGTTCCAAGGGGAATCTGTCACCTCCACCGGAGCAGTGCGTCCCTGAGCGTGGCCGGCTGTACCAGGGGAACCTGGCTGTGACGACACTTGGGTCCCCCTGCCTGGCCTGGGCCAGCTCCCCAGCCAAGGccctgagcaagttccaggacttcGCCCCGGAGGTGAAACTCGTGGAAAACTTCTGCCGCAACCCAGACGGCGATGAGGAGGGCGTGTGGTGCTATGTGGCCGGGCAGCCTGGTGACTTCGAGTACTGCAGCCTTAACTACTGCG AGGATGCGGTGGAAGAGGCGAGTCAGGATGTGGAGGAGTCCATCGGGGGGCGCACCACCGACGGAGAGTTCCACACCTTCTTCGATGAGAAGACCTTCGGCATCGGGGAGGCAG ACTGTGGCCTTCGGCCTCTGTTCGAGAAGAAGTCGCGAAAAGACGAAACGGAAAAGGAGCTTCTTGACTCTTACATCGAGGGGCGCATCGTGGAGGGCTGGGACGCTGAGATGGGTGTCGCCCCCTG GCAGGTGATGCTCTTCCGGAAGAGTCCCCAAGAACTGCTGTGTGGGGCCAGCCTCATCAGTGACCGGTGGGTCCTCACCGCCGCCCACTGCCTTCTGTACCCACCCTGGGACAAGAACTTCACTGAGAACGACCTTCTGGTACGCATTGGCAAGCATTCCCGCACCAG GTATGAGCGGAACATTGAAAAGATCTCCATGCTGGAAAAGATCTACATTCACCCCAGATACAACTGGCGAGAGAACCTGGACCGTGACATTGCCCTGCTCAAGCTCAAGAAGCCCGTGCCCTTTAGCGACTATATTCACCCCGTGTGCCTGCCAGACAAGCAGACAGCAGCCAG CTTGCTCCAGGCTGGGTATAAAGGGAGGGTGACAGGCTGGGGCAACCTTCGGGAGACATGGACCACCAGCATCAGCGAGATACAGCCCAGCGTCCTGCAGGTGGTGAACCTGCCCATCGTGGAGCGGCCAGTGTGCAAGGCCTCCACCCGGATACGCATCACCGACAACATGTTCTGTGCTG GTTTCAAGGCAAATGACACCAAGAGAGGAGATGCTTGTGAAGGCGACAGTGGGGGACCTTTTGTCATGAAG AGTCCCTATAACAACCGTTGGTATCAAATGGGCATTGTCTCATGGGGTGAAGGCTGTGACCGGAATGGGAAATACGGCTTCTACACACACGTGTTCCGCCTGAAAAAGTGGATACTGAAAGTCATTGAACGATTTGGATAG